One window of the Dryobates pubescens isolate bDryPub1 chromosome 13, bDryPub1.pri, whole genome shotgun sequence genome contains the following:
- the TMIGD1 gene encoding transmembrane and immunoglobulin domain-containing protein 1 has product MVQRSSLAVPYQVPVLAVCFLAGIATGLELSVNNHAADFALSTVPAPAVSLSCLVQNSSQAEELLWYRGDGQVDLRDGNKVNISNICIAPVTESDNGVTFSCRLARDKSVQVSVVLDVLFPPHLSGEESFHIEEEKDVTMSCNAKANPQAQAAWYKNNTILSLQQNRYQLYQTSEVAELTIQKVQKSDNGTYTCMVKSSLGEGRKDFHLIVEDKKPVFPTEAVIAAAVVVTLTILFGVIARRDKVFKCFKRSSETAL; this is encoded by the exons ATGGTGCAGAGAAGCAGCCTTGCAGTCCCCTACCAAGTGCCTGtccttgctgtttgctttttggcAGGCATAGCCACAG GTTTGGAACTGTCTGTAAATAACCACGCTGCTGACTTTGCCCTCTCTACAGTTCCTGCCCCTGCtgtctccctctcctgcctagtgcagaacagcagccaggctgaggagctgctctggtaCCGAGGAGATGGGCAGGTGGATCTGAGAGATGGGAATAAAGTGAACATCAGCAACATCTGCATAGCCCCAGTCACCGAGTCCGACAACGGAGTCACCTTCTCGTGCAGGCTGGCGCGGGACAAGTCTGTTCAGGTGTCAGTGGTCCTGGATGTCCTCT TTCCTCCCCACCTGAGTGGAGAAGAGTCCTTCCACATCGAAGAAGAGAAAGATGTTACTATGAGCTGCAATGCCAAAGCCAACCCTCAAGCCCAAGCAGCTTGGTACAAGAACAACACCAtcctgagcctgcagcagaacCGGTACCAGCTGTACCAGACCAGTGAGGTGGCTGAGCTCACTATCCAGAAAGTACAGAAGTCTGACAATGGGACCTACACCTGCATGGTGAAATCTTctctgggagaagggagaaaggattTCCACCTGATAGTGGAAG ACAAAAAGCCTGTGTTTCCCACAGAGGCTgttattgctgctgctgtggtggtgacACTCACAATACTTTTTGGAGTCATAGCTCGAAGAGATAAAGTTTTTAAG tGCTTCAAAAGGTCAAGTGAAACAGCTCTGTAA